The Mercurialis annua linkage group LG8, ddMerAnnu1.2, whole genome shotgun sequence genome window below encodes:
- the LOC126660543 gene encoding putative UPF0481 protein At3g02645, producing MASADSIINIETHRRISEHSIFNSNFNQEKWIQQMKNILNNEASLGYETNNFITIFKVTTSLKNKNREFYIPQKLALGPYHNFSADLYKLQKCKLHQVELLHQQLGFPEFELLADRIGEKTGDIRGCYDENLDVNDDTLSWIMVIDGLFLLQLLYQETEQNADSLEFIDAFGRKITFDFILKDVMMIENQIPLFVLDCLLSMSKSVSEIESLSCMSVKICSRISPIVLEGGFFGPDFENAFHLLDLLYKMVWYGGSQITPYAFSMSSSSIWSRLWSTIKTLNISVLAVPVRMIDLALKILQLLGVSFSFEVAEEKHLIPRASELSDVKVKFCSTTHGISHIAFVKKDHDVTLRLPTLELNVYSDVIIRNLLAYETITKPETPNFARYIELMGAMIQTVEDVKLLKNEKILMHNGDNHEVLKLFSGIKSSVPSGGKSGFDRSIEELNEYYKNHWKIKLRTLVKKYVYSSWKVLTIFATILLLLLMILQTFCSVYSCHGIFKMRLSSLSLSLPSSF from the coding sequence ATGGCCTCTGCAGATTCAATTATCAACATTGAAACACATAGAAGAATCTCAGAACATTCCATTTTTAACTCAAATTTCAACCAAGAAAAATGGATACAGCAGATGAAGAACATACTCAACAATGAGGCTAGTCTTGGTTATGAAACTAACAATTTTATTACCATATTTAAAGTTACCACATcgcttaaaaataaaaatagagagttCTATATACCACAAAAACTAGCTTTAGGACCTTACCATAATTTCTCAGCTGACCTCTACAAGTTGCAGAAATGTAAGCTTCATCAAGTAGAGTTACTTCATCAGCAGCTTGGTTTCCCCGAATTCGAGCTTCTTGCTGATCGAATCGGGGAAAAAACGGGTGATATTAGAGGGTGTTACGACGAGAATCTTGATGTTAATGATGATACATTGTCATGGATTATGGTGATTGATGGTTTGTTCTTGCTGCAGTTGCTGTATCAAGAAACGGAACAAAATGCGGATTCGTTGGAGTTTATCGACGCATTTGGAAGAAAGATTACGTTTGATTTTATCCTTAAAGATGTGATGATGATTGAAAATCAAATTCCGTTGTTCGTGTTGGATTGTCTTTTATCCATGTCGAAATCTGTGTCGGAAATCGAATCTTTGTCGTGTATGAGCGTAAAAATATGTTCGAGAATTTCTCCAATAGTACTTGAAGGGGGATTTTTCGGCCCGGATTTTGAAAATGCTTTTCATCTGTTGGATCTTCTCTACAAGATGGTTTGGTATGGAGGGTCCCAAATAACTCCATACGCATTTTCGATGAGTAGTAGTAGTATCTGGAGTCGACTATGGAGTACGATTAAGACACTAAACATCAGTGTCTTAGCCGTCCCGGTAAGAATGATTGATTTAGCTCTGAAAATCTTACAGCTTCTTGGAGTTTCGTTCTCGTTTGAAGTAGCCGAAGAGAAACATTTGATTCCGAGAGCCTCGGAGCTGTCTGATGTTAAGGTTAAATTCTGCAGCACAACTCATGGCATTAGTCACATTGCATTTGTCAAGAAGGATCATGATGTAACTCTTCGTCTTCCAACCCTCGAGTTGAACGTTTATTCAGATGTAATCATCCGTAACTTACTTGCGTATGAAACTATTACCAAACCGGAGACCCCGAATTTCGCCCGTTACATTGAACTAATGGGAGCCATGATTCAAACGGTTGAAGATGTGAAGCTgctaaaaaatgagaaaattttgaTGCATAATGGAGATAATCATGAGGTTTTAAAGCTATTTAGTGGGATTAAAAGCTCCGTACCATCCGGTGGTAAGTCGGGTTTTGATCGTTCTATCGAAGAGCTTAATGAATACTACAAAAATCATTGGAAGATAAAGTTAAGAACATTAGTGAAGAAGTATGTGTATTCTTCATGGAAGGTGCTTACCATTTTTGCTACCATTTTGCTCCTGCTGTTGATGATTCTTCAGACTTTCTGCTCAGTCTACAGCTGCCATGGGATCTTCAAAATGAGACTGAGTAGCTTGAGTTTAAGCTTGCCTTCTAGCTTCTAG